From the Papaver somniferum cultivar HN1 chromosome 2, ASM357369v1, whole genome shotgun sequence genome, the window CAACAAATGTGCTATGGGGAGAGCATTTGTGGCAAATTTAATTCCATGAACCTTGTTTTCTGCATCTTTCAGGACATGTGAGAGGCCTTCCATTCAGAGCATGAATAGGTgaggagaaagaggatctcctTGCCTCGACTCCTTTTTCAACATGCTAAAATACCTCATCTGTAGTTTTACATTATCTACTTCAGTCGTCCTTAGTTACTCTTGTGTCTCTCTTGGATTAGAACTTAAATGTTGAATACATCTTTCAGTAGATTATTTTGTAGATCGTCAATTGTTGTTATATTACTGAAAAAGTTTCCTCACAGGAGGAGATACGGTGCTCGTATATGCTTCCAAGCATCATGATGTGCCCATGGTGATAAATGTTTCTGGATGCTACAACATGGAAGAAGGAATTAAAGAACGTTTGGGTGAACGTTTCATGGAAAGAATAAAGGAAAATGGATGTATAGATGTTATGGATGGAGAAGGTAATTTGTCTTTCTATCTCATATAGTGTTTCATTTGTGTTCTTTATGTAGCACGACTGTTTAATTGGTAATTTAGAATGTTGTTCCGTTCATCACGAATTCAGATCCCATTAAACTGTATCTCGTGTCTGAATTCTCGAAAAAGAATTTTTGTGGTACATAAGCTTTACTCTTTCTTTCCTCTCCCTGCAATATGGATTCCACAAACGAAGCACTAAGTGCCTGGTCAGTATCCAGCAAAAATAGGTTAAATTTGACTTAGCATGCTCATCGTTATGTGGGGTTGATCATGGTAAGGAAAATTTTGTGTTGCAGTTGGCTTAGGACATGGGATGGGCTAATTGATGAGGGTGCCTACACTGTTAGTAgcattttgaattgaataaactCACTCTCATCTATAGTATGCTAGTGTCCTAACAAAGACTCTTTGCGTTTAATGTAACAGTAAATGTCATGTAAGATGGAGGTTTTTATGGAAATGTAGGAAATTTCTGGTGTCGCGTGACAGAAGAGAGTTTACTGGAACGGCTTGCTACTGATATGCGTGCACTATGCCTTTCAATTCCAAAGGATTGCAGGTTTGTCTTTCTAGCATCTACGCATCTATGGATTTCGAACTCAAATCATGGTGATTTGGAATTCCTAAATCACTGGACTTCAACATATTAGATCTCGAAAGTTTTGgagtttcaattttcaattttgcttTGACAACAACTTAATCACTGGATTTACTTGCAGGGTCTTCACTGTTCATGGGTCTGAGGATGAGTGTATACCTGTCGAAGATGCTTTCAAGTTTTCCAAaatcatacataatcacaaattGCACATTGTGGAAGGCGCTGATCATTGTTACAACAATCATCAGTCTGAGTTAGTTGAGGTGGTGGTGAACTTCATCAAAGAATCTCTTAAGGTGAACAATATCATTCTTCATTAGGTACCGCCTTGTAGTTACTGCTT encodes:
- the LOC113347827 gene encoding uncharacterized protein LOC113347827 isoform X2, with product MDQSIKPQKSVIEQQRIVIKNKYGENLVGILHETGSEEVIILCHGFTSNKESALSALIFLGMGAFEFGNYNKEADDLHSIVFYFLGMKRVIGGILGHSKGGDTVLVYASKHHDVPMVINVSGCYNMEEGIKERLGERFMERIKENGCIDVMDGEGNFWCRVTEESLLERLATDMRALCLSIPKDCRVFTVHGSEDECIPVEDAFKFSKIIHNHKLHIVEGADHCYNNHQSELVEVVVNFIKESLKERLRRIKLSALSDPTKKTYQKNILPMHCNL
- the LOC113347827 gene encoding uncharacterized protein LOC113347827 isoform X4 encodes the protein MDQSIKPQKSVIEQQRIVIKNKYGENLVGILHETGSEEVIILCHGFTSNKECPINLNVADALTKKGISAFRFDFSGNGEGAFEFGNYNKEADDLHSIVFYFLGMKRVIGGILGHSKGGDTVLVYASKHHDVPMVINVSGCYNMEEGIKERLGERFMERIKENGCIDVMDGEGNFWCRVTEESLLERLATDMRALCLSIPKDCRVFTVHGSEDECIPVEDAFKFSKIIHNHKLHIVEGADHCYNNHQSELVEVVVNFIKESLKVLRV
- the LOC113347827 gene encoding uncharacterized protein LOC113347827 isoform X6, producing the protein MGAFEFGNYNKEADDLHSIVFYFLGMKRVIGGILGHSKGGDTVLVYASKHHDVPMVINVSGCYNMEEGIKERLGERFMERIKENGCIDVMDGEGNFWCRVTEESLLERLATDMRALCLSIPKDCRVFTVHGSEDECIPVEDAFKFSKIIHNHKLHIVEGADHCYNNHQSELVEVVVNFIKESLKERLRRIKLSALSDPTKKTYQKNILPMHCNL
- the LOC113347827 gene encoding uncharacterized protein LOC113347827 isoform X3, with the protein product MDQSIKPQKSVIEQQRIVIKNKYGENLVGILHETGSEEVIILCHGFTSNKECPINLNVADALTKKGISAFRFDFSGNGEGAFEFGNYNKEADDLHSIVFYFLGMKRVIGGILGHSKGGDTVLVYASKHHDVPMVINVSGCYNMEEGIKERLGERFMERIKENGCIDVMDGEGNFWCRVTEESLLERLATDMRALCLSIPKDCRVFTVHGSEDECIPVEDAFKFSKIIHNHKLHIVEGADHCYNNHQSELVEVVVNFIKESLKVNNIILH
- the LOC113347827 gene encoding uncharacterized protein LOC113347827 isoform X5, producing MDQSIKPQKSVIEQQRIVIKNKYGENLVGILHETGSEEVIILCHGFTSNKESALSALIFLGMGGDTVLVYASKHHDVPMVINVSGCYNMEEGIKERLGERFMERIKENGCIDVMDGEGNFWCRVTEESLLERLATDMRALCLSIPKDCRVFTVHGSEDECIPVEDAFKFSKIIHNHKLHIVEGADHCYNNHQSELVEVVVNFIKESLKERLRRIKLSALSDPTKKTYQKNILPMHCNL